From a region of the Gordonia sp. PP30 genome:
- a CDS encoding GlsB/YeaQ/YmgE family stress response membrane protein — protein sequence MIIAATQVLAAEWTTSVGWIGYIIIGAIAGWIAGKIVEGSGAGILMNIVIGIVGALIGGFLLSLVGVDVAGGGWWFTLFTAILGAVILLLIVGLVTKKSS from the coding sequence ATGATCATCGCGGCAACCCAGGTCCTCGCCGCCGAGTGGACCACCTCGGTCGGCTGGATCGGCTACATCATCATCGGAGCGATCGCCGGCTGGATCGCGGGCAAGATCGTCGAAGGCAGCGGTGCCGGGATCCTGATGAACATCGTCATCGGCATCGTCGGAGCCTTGATCGGCGGCTTTCTTCTCAGTCTGGTCGGTGTCGACGTCGCCGGCGGCGGCTGGTGGTTCACCCTGTTCACGGCGATACTCGGAGCGGTCATCCTCTTGCTGATCGTGGGGCTGGTCACCAAGAAGAGTTCGTGA
- the rpsO gene encoding 30S ribosomal protein S15 yields MALTAEQKKVILDEYGVHEGDTGSPEAQIALLTKRIQDLTEHLKFHKHDHHSRRGLLLLVGRRRRLLKYLQSVDINRYRSLIERLGLRR; encoded by the coding sequence ATGGCGTTGACCGCTGAGCAGAAGAAGGTCATTCTCGACGAGTACGGCGTGCACGAGGGTGACACCGGTTCGCCGGAGGCCCAGATCGCGCTGCTGACCAAGCGCATCCAGGATCTGACCGAGCACCTCAAGTTCCACAAGCACGATCACCACAGCCGTCGCGGCCTGCTGCTGCTGGTCGGCCGTCGCCGCCGCCTGCTGAAGTACCTGCAGAGCGTCGACATCAACCGTTACCGCTCGCTGATCGAGCGTCTCGGCCTGCGCCGCTGA
- a CDS encoding bifunctional riboflavin kinase/FAD synthetase encodes MLRWRGLENVPPGWGRCVVTIGVFDGVHRGHAQLVAAATRAAAERGIPSVLMTFDPHPSEVVRPGTHPPQLSTLDRRAEIAQEMGIDVFCVLPFTPTLAAQSPEEFVHEVLVEQLHAAEVVVGDNFTFGHKAAGTVERLRELGARFGFEVTAVSLFGEHAVTFSSTYIRSCVAAGDVELATDALGRPHRVEGVVVHGEKRGRDLGFPTANVSATTHAAVPGDGVYAAWFTIARSGREPEGMVIGRRYPAAVSVGTNPTFAGRERTIEAYVLDVDADLYGQHVAVDFVSRIRGMESYDSLDSLIAAISDDVDRTRVILGDEE; translated from the coding sequence GTGTTGCGTTGGCGAGGGTTGGAGAACGTGCCTCCGGGCTGGGGGCGCTGCGTGGTCACCATCGGGGTCTTCGACGGTGTGCATCGGGGCCATGCCCAGCTGGTGGCGGCGGCTACTCGCGCCGCCGCCGAGCGGGGCATCCCCTCGGTGCTGATGACCTTCGATCCGCATCCGTCCGAGGTGGTGCGCCCCGGGACGCATCCGCCGCAGCTGTCGACGCTGGACCGGCGCGCCGAGATCGCCCAGGAGATGGGCATCGACGTCTTCTGCGTCCTTCCGTTCACCCCGACGCTCGCGGCGCAGTCGCCCGAGGAGTTCGTGCACGAGGTCCTGGTGGAGCAGCTGCACGCCGCCGAGGTGGTCGTCGGCGACAACTTCACCTTCGGGCACAAGGCCGCCGGGACCGTCGAACGCCTGCGGGAACTCGGCGCGCGTTTCGGCTTCGAGGTGACCGCGGTGTCGCTGTTCGGCGAGCACGCCGTCACCTTCTCCTCCACCTACATCCGATCGTGTGTGGCGGCCGGGGACGTGGAACTGGCGACCGATGCCCTGGGGCGGCCGCATCGCGTCGAGGGGGTCGTGGTGCACGGCGAGAAGCGCGGCCGCGACCTCGGTTTCCCGACCGCCAACGTCTCGGCCACGACGCATGCCGCGGTCCCCGGCGACGGCGTGTACGCGGCGTGGTTCACCATCGCGCGCAGCGGACGCGAACCCGAGGGCATGGTGATCGGCCGGCGTTACCCGGCCGCGGTCTCGGTCGGTACCAACCCCACCTTCGCCGGGCGCGAGCGCACCATCGAGGCCTACGTGCTCGACGTCGACGCCGACCTCTACGGCCAGCACGTCGCCGTCGACTTCGTCAGCCGGATCCGCGGTATGGAGAGCTACGACAGCCTGGATTCGCTGATCGCCGCGATCTCCGACGACGTCGACCGCACCCGGGTGATCCTCGGCGACGAGGAGTGA
- a CDS encoding metal-dependent transcriptional regulator has product MPHSRPVGDLTSVTQDYLKVIWTSQEWNEVKVTTKLLAEKLGVSPSTASEGIRKLADQGLVEHERYGSVSLTDDGRAAAIGMVRRHRLLETFLVRELGYGWDEVHDEAEILEHAVSDRLMARIDAKLGFPQRDPHGDPIPQPDGRVPNAGSRGLDSLDVGQSAVITRISDTDPAMLRYFEEIGVDLDRRVTVTDKRPFAGTITICVDDSAPIHLGDVAARAIFLDIP; this is encoded by the coding sequence ATGCCCCACTCACGACCGGTCGGTGACCTCACGTCGGTGACCCAGGACTACCTGAAGGTGATCTGGACGTCCCAGGAGTGGAACGAGGTCAAGGTCACCACCAAGCTGCTGGCCGAGAAGCTCGGCGTCTCCCCGTCCACCGCCTCGGAAGGCATCCGCAAGCTGGCCGACCAGGGACTGGTGGAACACGAGCGTTACGGATCGGTCTCGCTGACCGACGACGGCCGCGCCGCCGCGATCGGCATGGTGCGCCGCCACCGGCTCCTGGAGACCTTCCTGGTCCGCGAACTCGGCTACGGCTGGGACGAGGTGCACGACGAGGCGGAGATCCTGGAACACGCGGTCTCCGACCGGCTGATGGCGCGGATCGACGCGAAACTCGGCTTTCCGCAGCGGGATCCGCACGGCGACCCGATCCCGCAGCCGGACGGGCGGGTCCCGAACGCCGGGTCACGCGGTCTCGATAGCCTGGACGTCGGCCAGTCCGCGGTGATCACCCGGATCTCCGACACCGACCCCGCCATGCTGCGGTATTTCGAGGAGATCGGCGTCGATCTCGACCGCCGCGTCACGGTGACCGACAAACGGCCCTTCGCCGGGACCATCACCATCTGCGTCGACGATTCGGCGCCCATTCACCTCGGGGACGTCGCCGCGCGGGCGATCTTTCTCGACATCCCGTGA